One Pseudorasbora parva isolate DD20220531a chromosome 8, ASM2467924v1, whole genome shotgun sequence DNA window includes the following coding sequences:
- the LOC137084466 gene encoding olfactory receptor 52K1-like, whose amino-acid sequence MKDLPAQNISFTEFKLVGFYSLGEWRPFLFIPFFLMFLLAITANIILIYLIKSQQSLHSPMYILIGVMAVLDLIMPIFFVPSMLLSFLFNWSEISLTGCLIQMFGLHFIGTFQSTLVFWMALDRYFAICKPLHYHKYMEISNFLKFVVVPVMRNGLLIVTMVSLAGRLSFCVTNVIDHCFCEHMALVQLACGDISVNNIVGLMAAFFITTADFILITVSYVLIFSSVFRSGETHLKAINTCITHIIIMTLSLISALIAFLSYRIRNNISSSNRIFISILYLLFPSCLHPLIYGWRTKEIRQTFLKFINNAKVYSLKN is encoded by the coding sequence ATGAAGGACCTTCCTGCACAAAATATATCATTCACTGAGTTCAAATTAGTCGGTTTCTACAGCCTAGGAGAATGGAGGCCTTTTTTATTTATCCCTTTCTTCTTGATGTTTTTATTGGCCATCACAGCAAATATTATTCTCATATATTTAATCAAATCTCAGCAGTCTCTGCATTCTCCTATGTATATTTTAATAGGTGTTATGGCAGTATTAGACTTGATCATGCCTATATTTTTTGTACCTAGCATGCTTCTTagctttttatttaattggagTGAGATTTCCCTGACTGGTTGTTTGATACAAATGTTTGGCCTTCATTTTATTGGAACATTTCAATCTACTTTGGTTTTTTGGATGGCTCTGGACCGTTACTTTGCAATATGCAAACCTCTTCATTATCATAAATATATGGAAATCTCTAACTTTCTAAAGTTTGTTGTTGTGCCAGTAATGAGAAATGGTCTGCTTATTGTCACCATGGTGTCGCTCGCTGGAAGACTGTCATTTTGTGTAACAAATGTTATTGATCACTGTTTTTGTGAGCACATGGCATTAGTTCAGTTAGCATGTGGAGATATATCTGTTAATAATATTGTAGGACTTATGGCTGCTTTCTTTATAACAACTGCTGATTTTATTCTTATTACTGTTTCCTATGTTCTGATTTTCTCTTCCGTGTTTAGGTCTGGTGAGACTCATTTAAAGGCCATTAATACCTGCATTactcatattattattatgacacTTAGTTTGATTTCTGCTTTGATTGCATTTTTGTCATACAGAATAAGGAATAACATTTCTTCAAGCAACCGTATATTTATAAGCATTCTATACTTATTGTTTCCAAGTTGTCTACACCCACTAATCTATGGATGGAGAACAAAAGAAATAAGACAAACATTTCTGAAGTTTATAAATAATGCAAAGGTCTATTCTTTAAAAAACTGA